From Methylomonas sp. EFPC3, a single genomic window includes:
- a CDS encoding DMT family transporter, with the protein MTFADALRLLLLAAIWGGSFLLMRISAPILGLAYVAEGRVFSAALFLWVLAVFGKRLGGLWRNWRYLLVMGFFNVALPFSLFAYAAATLSTSQLSVLNATAPIWAYAIGLTLGIEKLAWKRICGMFMALSGVALLFWGLLAVSPGQFLLPVISSLAAAFSYGIATNYAKARARLAPFDTAHGSLWAAALLLLPMVFLWPLKQLPTVESITAVAGLGIVCTGIAFPLYYRLIRDIGASSALTVTFLNPMFATLWGALYLAETVTPRHLLGMAVILVGTALSTGFQARSLLKRRIPG; encoded by the coding sequence ATGACTTTTGCCGATGCGTTACGTTTACTGCTCCTGGCTGCGATTTGGGGCGGATCTTTTCTGTTGATGCGGATATCCGCGCCGATTTTGGGGCTGGCCTATGTCGCGGAAGGCCGGGTGTTCTCGGCAGCGTTGTTTTTATGGGTACTGGCCGTGTTTGGCAAACGGCTGGGTGGCCTGTGGCGGAACTGGCGCTATTTACTGGTGATGGGTTTTTTCAATGTCGCGCTGCCGTTTAGTTTGTTTGCCTATGCGGCGGCGACATTGTCGACCTCGCAATTGTCGGTGTTGAACGCAACGGCGCCGATTTGGGCTTATGCGATCGGATTGACGCTCGGTATCGAGAAACTGGCGTGGAAACGGATTTGCGGCATGTTCATGGCGCTGTCCGGGGTGGCTCTGTTGTTCTGGGGCTTGCTGGCTGTCAGCCCCGGCCAATTTTTGCTGCCGGTCATCAGTTCGCTGGCCGCCGCATTCTCGTACGGGATTGCCACCAATTACGCCAAGGCCAGAGCCAGGCTGGCGCCGTTCGACACTGCTCATGGCAGCCTGTGGGCGGCGGCGTTGCTGCTGCTGCCGATGGTGTTTCTGTGGCCGTTAAAGCAACTGCCGACCGTGGAATCCATCACGGCTGTCGCCGGTCTGGGCATTGTCTGCACCGGCATCGCCTTTCCGCTCTATTACCGATTGATTCGGGATATCGGTGCCTCGTCCGCGTTGACCGTCACTTTTCTGAATCCGATGTTCGCGACCCTGTGGGGCGCGTTGTACTTGGCCGAAACGGTCACGCCGCGGCATCTCCTCGGAATGGCGGTGATTCTGGTCGGAACCGCACTCTCTACCGGGTTTCAGGCCCGCAGTCTTCTCAAACGGCGGATACCTGGCTAG
- a CDS encoding VacJ family lipoprotein, which yields MRNGTIPALTLLLSAATTLSGCASVPASDPRDPWESWNRPMQTFNDRVDDYLMKPVARGYRWITPDFVDAGISNFFSNIADIRVSINDVLQGKFRQAGMDTARFLVNTTVGIAGWFDPASAIDLPKHHEDFDQTLGYWGIPTGPYIVLPLLGSSSPRGVIGLIGDTAANPISYTGLFTQSSALSTAISGGLGGVNAADLRADNLETEKIASEAAVDRYGFFRGAYFSQRDYLVNDGNVTDTDILDLDETEEKLSPVNPY from the coding sequence ATGCGAAACGGAACCATCCCTGCCCTGACTCTGTTGCTAAGCGCGGCAACCACGCTGTCCGGTTGCGCCAGCGTTCCGGCTTCCGATCCGCGCGATCCTTGGGAAAGCTGGAACCGGCCGATGCAAACCTTCAACGACCGGGTCGACGATTACCTGATGAAACCGGTGGCCCGTGGCTACCGCTGGATTACGCCGGATTTCGTCGATGCCGGCATCAGCAATTTTTTCAGTAATATCGCCGACATCCGGGTCTCGATCAACGATGTTCTGCAAGGAAAATTTCGGCAAGCCGGCATGGATACGGCGCGTTTCCTGGTCAATACCACGGTCGGCATCGCCGGCTGGTTCGATCCGGCCAGCGCCATCGATTTGCCCAAACACCATGAAGATTTCGACCAGACCCTGGGCTATTGGGGCATACCGACCGGCCCTTATATAGTGCTGCCGCTATTGGGGTCGAGTTCGCCTCGCGGCGTGATTGGCTTGATCGGCGACACCGCCGCCAACCCGATCAGCTACACCGGCCTGTTTACCCAGTCGTCGGCATTGTCGACGGCGATCTCCGGCGGCTTGGGCGGCGTCAATGCTGCCGATTTGCGGGCCGACAACCTCGAAACCGAAAAAATCGCCAGCGAAGCGGCGGTGGACCGCTACGGATTTTTCCGCGGCGCCTATTTTTCGCAGCGCGATTACCTGGTCAACGACGGCAACGTCACTGACACCGACATTTTAGATCTCGACGAAACCGAGGAGAAACTGTCGCCCGTGAATCCCTATTGA
- a CDS encoding chemoreceptor glutamine deamidase CheD, with product MYLKKRSETYFDPYWRTRAQKIIPGEYCLATAGSVIVTVLGSCVTACIRDRNKGIGGMNHIMVANTNEGQPLNARLEHQAVAAMDKFIDHLLDIGAEAHQLEAKVFGGGNILNGLHRDNVGARSAQFLRNYLAERDIPIVAADTLDIYPRKIYFFPESGKVLVKKLKDVKNETILLREQEYSTRIFAGSLA from the coding sequence ATGTACCTGAAAAAGCGCTCCGAAACCTATTTCGACCCTTACTGGCGCACCCGCGCCCAGAAAATCATCCCCGGCGAATACTGCCTCGCCACGGCCGGTTCGGTGATCGTCACCGTGCTGGGCTCTTGCGTCACGGCCTGTATCCGCGACCGCAACAAAGGCATAGGCGGCATGAACCACATCATGGTGGCCAACACCAACGAAGGCCAACCGCTGAATGCGCGCCTGGAACACCAGGCGGTCGCGGCGATGGATAAGTTCATCGACCATCTGCTCGACATCGGTGCGGAGGCGCACCAGCTGGAAGCTAAAGTCTTCGGCGGCGGCAATATTCTGAACGGCCTGCACCGCGACAACGTCGGTGCCCGTAGTGCGCAATTCTTGCGTAATTACCTGGCCGAACGCGACATCCCGATCGTTGCCGCCGACACGCTGGATATCTATCCGCGCAAGATCTATTTCTTTCCGGAATCCGGCAAAGTTCTGGTAAAAAAACTCAAAGACGTCAAGAACGAGACCATCCTGCTCCGCGAACAGGAATATTCGACGCGAATATTCGCCGGCAGCCTGGCTTGA
- a CDS encoding lipocalin family protein encodes MPSIKLIGLLLFSASFAAGAAEIPLTQADLLGTWQIEKESVNADGSGARGLNTTWTFRNDGTMEGISQENDSHARIEQLKAVLNYSVEDGKLKKQAAPGRSKMETCAATTKDGSKMVLKCQSIYFFMTKK; translated from the coding sequence ATGCCCTCCATCAAACTCATCGGCTTGCTGTTGTTCTCCGCCTCTTTCGCCGCCGGCGCCGCGGAAATTCCGCTGACCCAAGCCGACCTGCTGGGCACCTGGCAAATCGAAAAAGAATCGGTCAACGCCGACGGTAGCGGCGCCCGCGGCCTGAACACGACATGGACCTTCAGAAACGACGGCACCATGGAAGGCATTTCCCAAGAAAACGACTCCCACGCCCGCATTGAGCAACTCAAAGCGGTATTGAACTACAGCGTCGAAGACGGCAAATTGAAAAAACAGGCTGCTCCGGGCCGCTCGAAAATGGAAACCTGCGCCGCCACCACAAAAGACGGCAGCAAAATGGTCTTGAAATGCCAGTCGATTTATTTCTTCATGACCAAAAAATAA
- a CDS encoding autotransporter outer membrane beta-barrel domain-containing protein: MGRSDLRLLDRKDFMDAPGRLLSQLPPKPIVAIVAVAALLCPTAKVWAEASSLDEAQFALLRNDCERLAGDRVEFLEKAGPNLYRLCLPTPGGPPGGGAGGAGSVGGGAGSVQSQFVAAGKRLAKLRRQQSKDGGGAGDEAELAFTDGLHLFFSGQFEAIDRRSTRFETGYNGNVQGGAIGADWRANDWLLAGAALNYSNTDSRFANLGGFRVDAFGPALYATLTPNDNAFVDIVLEYARQWRERDRLTSFPSLGANKRPVSGMVSSDFGADHYAANALAGYDFWFGGIVIGPRLGFRYSEMSLDAYRETGTTGLELNFLRDRIRSLQSSVGLMLSTALSTPGGVVAPQISFDWTHEFQNKQRDLRASFVQDGRANPTVFTFNNDRPDRDFYHLGAGIGLTLPNGIQPFVNFDTLLGNRFFDHLVGTVGVRLEL; encoded by the coding sequence ATGGGCCGGTCTGACTTGCGATTACTCGACCGCAAAGACTTCATGGACGCCCCCGGCCGTCTCCTCTCGCAACTGCCGCCCAAGCCGATCGTTGCGATTGTTGCGGTTGCCGCGCTGCTTTGCCCGACGGCTAAAGTTTGGGCCGAAGCCAGCTCGCTGGACGAAGCGCAGTTCGCGTTGCTACGCAACGATTGCGAGCGACTGGCGGGCGACCGGGTGGAGTTCCTCGAAAAGGCCGGCCCGAATCTTTACAGACTCTGCCTCCCGACACCCGGCGGCCCGCCGGGCGGCGGCGCAGGCGGTGCCGGCAGCGTTGGCGGCGGAGCCGGCTCGGTTCAGAGCCAATTCGTCGCCGCCGGCAAGCGCTTGGCAAAACTCCGCCGGCAACAAAGCAAGGACGGCGGCGGCGCTGGCGACGAAGCCGAGCTTGCTTTTACTGACGGTTTGCACCTGTTCTTCTCCGGCCAATTCGAAGCCATCGACCGACGCAGCACCCGCTTCGAAACCGGCTACAACGGTAATGTCCAGGGCGGCGCAATCGGCGCCGATTGGCGCGCCAACGACTGGCTGCTGGCCGGCGCGGCGCTGAATTACAGCAACACCGACAGCCGGTTCGCCAACCTCGGCGGATTTCGGGTCGACGCGTTCGGCCCGGCGCTTTACGCCACGCTGACACCAAACGATAACGCCTTTGTCGATATCGTGCTCGAATATGCTCGCCAATGGCGCGAACGCGATCGCTTGACCAGTTTTCCGTCGCTCGGCGCCAATAAGCGGCCGGTGTCCGGCATGGTGTCGTCCGATTTCGGCGCGGACCATTACGCCGCCAATGCGCTGGCGGGTTACGATTTTTGGTTCGGAGGCATTGTCATCGGCCCGCGCCTGGGTTTCCGTTACAGCGAAATGAGCCTCGACGCCTACCGCGAGACCGGTACGACCGGTTTGGAATTGAATTTCCTGCGCGACCGGATTCGCTCGCTGCAAAGCTCGGTGGGCCTGATGCTATCGACGGCGCTGAGCACTCCAGGGGGCGTGGTCGCTCCCCAAATCAGTTTCGATTGGACCCACGAGTTTCAAAACAAACAGCGCGATCTCCGCGCCAGCTTCGTCCAAGACGGCCGCGCCAACCCGACGGTTTTTACCTTCAACAACGACCGGCCCGACCGCGACTTCTACCATCTGGGCGCAGGAATCGGCCTGACCTTACCCAACGGCATCCAACCCTTCGTCAATTTCGACACCTTACTGGGAAATCGCTTTTTCGACCATTTGGTCGGTACTGTCGGCGTCAGGCTGGAACTGTAA
- a CDS encoding dipeptide ABC transporter ATP-binding protein, with protein sequence MSAPLLQVKNLRTYLHTGAEPVKAVEDVSFEIPQGETFCLVGESGSGKSISALSVIRLLPDGIANHPSGQILFEGRDLLTLPDADVRQVRGAQIAMIFQEPMTSLNPVLTVGEQIIEALQLHYPDMNPNEAEQRAVAALTQVQIPNPGSRFRDYPHQLSGGQRQRVMIAMALACQPKLLIADEPTTALDVTVQAEILRLMRQLQDDTGMSMLFITHDFGVVAQMAHWVGVMQYGRLVEAGRCRDVLGNPQHPYTQKLLASVPENLAKPDVSASPKAVRAEPVEAPPQLAEEIQPPLSTPAEKDRKSLSVLERAGLKLQAASATGVDVIPVEAQAAAARVEPTANLQPAEPAIGTKPQAATESDALIQIRNLKVWFPVRKGLLRRVVDHIKAVDDVSLDIPRGEIVALVGESGCGKTTLGRAVLQLEPPTEGSIRINGRELVGLSAKELRPLRRQMQIAFQDPQSSLNPRLLIETTLTEPMQVHGIGASRDERIALAEQLLDDMQLGRDALWRYPHEFSGGQRQRIGLARALALNPEFIVCDEITSALDVSVQAEILQLLLDIRRRRNLTLLFITHNIGVVEYLSDRTVVMYRGKVVEHGSTARVCGAPEHEYTQRLLSAVPRLVVS encoded by the coding sequence GTGAGCGCGCCGTTATTGCAAGTCAAAAACCTGCGCACTTATCTGCACACCGGCGCCGAGCCGGTCAAAGCAGTCGAGGACGTCAGTTTTGAAATCCCGCAAGGCGAAACCTTTTGTCTGGTCGGCGAATCCGGCAGTGGCAAGTCGATCAGCGCCTTGTCGGTGATCCGCTTGTTGCCGGACGGTATCGCCAATCATCCCAGCGGCCAGATTCTGTTCGAGGGCCGCGACCTGCTGACCTTGCCCGATGCCGATGTCCGCCAAGTGCGCGGCGCGCAAATCGCGATGATCTTCCAGGAACCGATGACATCGCTGAACCCGGTGTTGACAGTCGGCGAGCAAATCATCGAAGCGCTGCAACTGCATTACCCGGACATGAACCCGAACGAGGCCGAGCAACGCGCGGTCGCCGCCTTGACCCAGGTACAGATACCCAATCCCGGCTCGCGCTTTCGCGATTACCCGCACCAATTGTCCGGGGGCCAGCGCCAGCGAGTGATGATCGCGATGGCCTTGGCCTGCCAACCCAAGCTGCTGATCGCCGACGAGCCGACCACTGCGCTGGACGTCACCGTGCAGGCCGAGATTCTGAGGCTAATGCGGCAGCTGCAAGACGACACCGGCATGAGCATGCTGTTCATCACCCACGACTTCGGCGTGGTCGCGCAAATGGCGCACTGGGTCGGCGTGATGCAATACGGCCGATTGGTCGAAGCTGGCCGCTGCCGCGACGTGCTGGGGAATCCGCAGCATCCGTACACGCAAAAACTGTTGGCTTCGGTGCCGGAGAATCTGGCCAAGCCCGATGTCTCCGCATCCCCGAAAGCCGTTCGCGCTGAGCCCGTCGAAGCGCCACCGCAGCTCGCAGAAGAAATACAACCACCTCTCTCCACTCCGGCTGAGAAGGATCGAAAATCGCTTTCCGTTCTGGAACGGGCCGGTCTGAAGCTGCAGGCGGCATCGGCTACCGGAGTTGATGTCATTCCGGTCGAGGCACAGGCAGCCGCTGCGCGGGTTGAACCCACTGCGAATCTGCAACCAGCCGAGCCTGCAATTGGAACAAAACCGCAAGCCGCTACCGAAAGCGACGCGCTAATCCAGATCCGCAACCTGAAAGTCTGGTTCCCGGTGCGCAAGGGTCTGTTGCGCCGCGTGGTCGATCACATCAAAGCCGTCGACGACGTGTCGCTGGATATCCCGCGCGGCGAAATCGTCGCGCTGGTCGGCGAATCCGGTTGCGGCAAAACCACGCTGGGCCGCGCCGTGTTGCAGCTGGAGCCGCCAACCGAGGGCAGCATCCGCATCAATGGCCGGGAACTGGTCGGATTGTCCGCCAAAGAACTGCGGCCGTTGCGTCGGCAGATGCAGATCGCCTTTCAAGACCCGCAATCGTCGTTGAATCCGCGATTATTGATAGAAACCACGCTGACCGAACCGATGCAGGTGCACGGCATCGGCGCCAGCCGCGACGAGCGCATCGCTTTGGCCGAGCAACTGTTGGACGACATGCAACTCGGCCGCGACGCGCTCTGGCGCTACCCGCACGAATTCTCCGGCGGCCAGCGCCAGCGCATCGGTCTGGCGCGGGCTTTGGCGTTAAATCCGGAATTCATCGTCTGCGACGAAATCACCAGCGCGTTGGACGTGTCGGTGCAGGCGGAAATTCTGCAACTGTTATTGGACATCCGCCGCCGGCGTAATCTGACCTTGCTGTTTATCACCCATAACATTGGCGTCGTGGAGTATCTCAGCGATCGGACGGTGGTGATGTATCGGGGGAAGGTGGTGGAGCATGGCTCTACTGCTCGGGTTTGCGGGGCGCCGGAGCATGAGTATACGCAGAGGTTGCTGTCGGCGGTGCCGAGGTTGGTGGTAAGTTGA
- a CDS encoding ABC transporter permease, translated as MTKPIVSRQSFAARIWRRTLDGVGVKFGLAWVGVLVFFAVFAPFLANSMPLLMSKNGEISAPVLRYLSIEDAGILAGFFIALAVSRLPLAGGTKFLLFLAGTGLAALIANLTVQPPALVIYDDFRGPEYSQVDWKIMPPIPYAPGDYLRDLGSKGLEAPFASEGHRHWMGTEENGADVLSRMIHASRIALSIGFIATGIALAIGIVVGGLMGYFSGVVDMLGMRLVEIFEDIPTLFLLLTFVAFFGRSLYMMMVIIGVTGWSGYARYVRTEFLKLRKQDYVQAAIASGLPLPSILFRHMLPNGVAPLLVAVSFGVAGAILSEATLSFLGLGVVDAPSWGAMLDQAVKSSTFNWWMAVFPGGAIFMTVFAYNLIGEAFRDAIDPKLSRRNGGES; from the coding sequence ATGACTAAGCCCATCGTCAGTCGGCAATCCTTCGCCGCCCGCATCTGGCGGCGCACGCTGGACGGCGTCGGCGTCAAATTCGGCTTGGCCTGGGTTGGCGTGTTGGTGTTTTTTGCCGTATTCGCGCCGTTTCTGGCCAACTCGATGCCGTTATTGATGAGCAAAAACGGCGAGATTTCGGCGCCGGTGTTGCGCTATCTATCGATCGAGGATGCCGGGATTCTGGCGGGGTTTTTCATCGCGTTGGCGGTGTCGCGGTTGCCGTTGGCAGGCGGCACCAAGTTTTTACTGTTTCTGGCCGGCACCGGGCTGGCCGCTTTGATTGCCAACCTGACCGTCCAGCCGCCGGCCCTGGTAATCTACGACGATTTTCGCGGCCCCGAATACAGTCAGGTCGATTGGAAAATCATGCCGCCGATTCCCTACGCGCCCGGCGATTACCTGCGCGACCTGGGCAGCAAGGGCCTGGAAGCGCCGTTCGCCAGCGAAGGCCATAGGCATTGGATGGGTACCGAGGAAAACGGCGCCGACGTGCTGAGCCGGATGATCCATGCCAGCCGCATCGCCTTGAGCATCGGCTTCATCGCCACCGGCATTGCCCTGGCGATCGGCATCGTCGTCGGCGGGCTGATGGGCTATTTCTCCGGTGTGGTCGATATGCTCGGCATGCGCCTGGTGGAAATCTTCGAGGACATCCCGACCCTGTTTTTACTGCTGACCTTCGTCGCCTTCTTCGGCCGCAGCCTGTACATGATGATGGTCATCATCGGAGTCACCGGCTGGTCTGGCTACGCCCGCTACGTGCGTACCGAATTTCTGAAACTGCGCAAGCAGGACTACGTGCAGGCGGCGATTGCCAGCGGCTTGCCGCTGCCGTCGATCCTGTTCCGCCACATGTTACCCAACGGTGTCGCGCCACTGCTGGTCGCGGTCAGCTTCGGCGTCGCCGGCGCCATATTGTCGGAAGCGACCTTGAGTTTCTTGGGCCTCGGCGTGGTCGATGCACCGTCTTGGGGGGCAATGCTGGATCAGGCCGTAAAATCCTCGACCTTCAACTGGTGGATGGCGGTGTTTCCCGGCGGGGCGATTTTCATGACGGTGTTCGCCTACAATCTAATTGGTGAAGCGTTCAGGGACGCAATCGATCCGAAATTGTCGCGCCGCAACGGAGGCGAGTCGTGA
- a CDS encoding ABC transporter permease, with protein sequence MLTYLLRRLLLMVPTLLGITIVVFTVMAASPGGISAQTLVGGMDMKPQEKQALLDYYNKRYGLDQPAPLQYLRWLNNVSPIGFVSDEQGHQSFSLSKGMDLGTSFQYGRPVADILAERIPITLLLNLVTIPFTYALAIWIGMKSATERGGAFDVGSSLAMLGLWSIPTMLAGVLLLGFFANVQYFQWFPTAGLSDREALDMPFLPHWDDSGFVRGFLLDRIWHLVLPVICLSYGGFAALAKLTRTSILENLHADYARTARAKGLAENDVLWKHVFRNSLLPLITVSAGLLPSLLAGSLIVENIFSINGMGQLAVEAVKGRDRELVLSITWISGFLTLIGYLIADFCYTLADPRVSYD encoded by the coding sequence ATGCTGACTTATCTGCTGCGCCGCCTGCTGTTGATGGTGCCGACTTTGCTGGGCATCACCATCGTCGTGTTCACGGTGATGGCCGCGTCGCCGGGTGGTATCAGCGCCCAAACCCTGGTCGGCGGCATGGACATGAAGCCGCAGGAAAAGCAGGCCTTGCTGGACTATTACAACAAGCGCTACGGCCTTGACCAACCCGCGCCGCTGCAATACCTGCGCTGGCTGAACAATGTTTCGCCGATCGGTTTCGTCAGCGACGAGCAAGGCCACCAGTCGTTCTCGCTGAGCAAAGGCATGGATCTTGGCACCAGCTTTCAATACGGCCGGCCGGTCGCCGACATTCTCGCCGAGCGCATCCCGATTACCTTGCTGCTCAATCTGGTGACGATACCGTTCACCTACGCGCTGGCGATCTGGATCGGCATGAAATCGGCGACCGAACGCGGCGGTGCCTTCGATGTCGGTTCCAGCCTGGCGATGTTGGGCTTGTGGTCGATCCCGACCATGCTGGCCGGCGTCCTGCTGCTGGGTTTCTTCGCCAACGTCCAATATTTTCAATGGTTTCCGACCGCCGGCCTTAGCGACCGTGAAGCCTTGGACATGCCGTTCCTGCCGCATTGGGACGACAGCGGCTTCGTGCGCGGCTTTTTGCTGGATCGCATCTGGCACTTGGTGTTGCCGGTGATTTGTTTGTCCTACGGCGGCTTTGCCGCGCTGGCCAAGCTGACCCGCACCTCGATCCTGGAAAACCTGCACGCCGACTACGCCCGCACCGCCCGCGCCAAGGGCCTGGCCGAAAACGACGTGCTGTGGAAGCACGTGTTCCGCAACAGTTTGCTGCCGCTGATTACCGTTTCGGCCGGCTTGCTGCCGAGTTTGCTGGCGGGTTCGTTGATCGTCGAGAACATTTTCAGCATCAACGGCATGGGCCAACTGGCGGTCGAAGCGGTGAAGGGCAGGGACCGCGAGCTGGTGTTGTCGATCACCTGGATCAGCGGCTTTTTGACCCTGATCGGCTATCTGATCGCCGACTTCTGTTACACGCTGGCCGACCCGCGGGTGAGTTATGACTAA
- a CDS encoding peptide-binding protein: MEKPFASRDWTLYGLVCLALVLIVLTMYQIDRQWVKLSEMQAALAEQAQAMRELRTLAASGALTGQTQTAQSGGIAPAFQRAYAATKLPDYATGDWSVEAFGTNLKTITPLVSTDAYASNVQSYVQESLITRNPDTLAWEGLIAKSWTVSEDGLTIAFELRDDVAFSDGQPLTADDVVFSFNFIMTEAIQAPRERAYLQKIQSVKAEGKYRVVFTYKEPYFEALSLAGGMNILPKHFYEPYLKEPQKFNESKGLLLGSGPFKLADPKSWTPDQGNVELVRNERYWGDVQPAYNRILWKIIQNDSARLTTYRNGDIDSYSARASEYKQLQSDAQIQAKSQSFEYMPPVVGYSYIGWNQMRGGKPTRFADKRVRQAMSYLTDTGRIIKDVFLGYAEPAVSPFGNASKQHDATLQPYQANLDKAKALLKEAGYEDRNQDGVLEDKTGQPFEFKLTYFQANEDTSRMVLLLKDLYAKAGVKLVPFPQEWPVMLENLDKKDFDAITLGWTSSIETDLYQAFHSSQAISKGDNFIGYQNPELDKLIDTARRTVDEGKRMPLWQQAERILYEDQPYTFLMRRKSLLFVDKRIHNLQMTKLGLNLGSLPLENYVPLAQQKYTQ; encoded by the coding sequence ATGGAAAAACCATTCGCTTCTCGGGATTGGACGCTTTACGGCTTGGTTTGCTTGGCACTCGTTTTGATCGTATTGACGATGTACCAGATAGACCGGCAATGGGTGAAGCTTAGCGAAATGCAGGCCGCATTGGCCGAACAAGCCCAGGCCATGCGCGAGTTGCGCACTCTAGCAGCTAGCGGTGCCTTGACAGGGCAGACGCAAACCGCACAATCCGGCGGCATTGCCCCGGCCTTTCAACGAGCGTATGCCGCAACCAAGCTGCCGGATTATGCCACAGGCGACTGGAGCGTCGAAGCCTTCGGCACTAACCTGAAAACCATTACGCCGCTGGTATCGACCGATGCCTACGCCTCGAATGTACAAAGCTACGTCCAGGAAAGCCTGATTACCCGCAACCCGGATACGCTGGCCTGGGAAGGTTTGATCGCCAAAAGCTGGACGGTCAGCGAAGACGGTCTGACCATCGCTTTCGAGTTGCGCGACGACGTCGCCTTCTCCGACGGCCAGCCGCTGACTGCCGACGATGTGGTATTCAGCTTCAATTTCATCATGACCGAGGCGATCCAGGCGCCGCGCGAGCGTGCCTATTTGCAGAAGATTCAGTCGGTCAAGGCCGAAGGCAAATACCGGGTGGTGTTCACCTATAAGGAACCGTATTTCGAAGCCCTGTCCCTGGCCGGCGGTATGAATATTCTGCCCAAGCATTTTTACGAACCCTACCTGAAAGAACCGCAAAAATTCAACGAATCCAAAGGCCTGTTGCTGGGCAGCGGTCCCTTTAAACTGGCCGATCCGAAAAGCTGGACCCCGGACCAAGGCAATGTCGAGCTGGTGCGCAACGAGCGCTACTGGGGCGACGTGCAGCCGGCCTACAACCGCATCTTGTGGAAAATCATCCAAAACGACAGCGCCCGTTTGACCACCTACCGCAACGGCGACATAGACTCCTACTCGGCGCGAGCCTCGGAATACAAACAACTGCAAAGCGACGCCCAGATTCAAGCTAAGAGCCAAAGCTTCGAATACATGCCGCCAGTGGTGGGTTATAGCTACATCGGCTGGAACCAGATGCGCGGCGGCAAACCGACCCGCTTCGCCGACAAGCGGGTGCGCCAGGCCATGAGCTATTTGACCGACACCGGCCGCATCATCAAGGATGTGTTTCTAGGCTACGCCGAGCCGGCGGTCAGCCCGTTCGGCAACGCCAGCAAGCAGCACGACGCTACCTTGCAGCCGTATCAAGCCAATCTCGATAAAGCCAAGGCCTTGCTGAAAGAAGCCGGCTACGAAGACCGCAACCAGGACGGCGTGTTGGAAGACAAAACAGGTCAGCCCTTCGAGTTCAAACTGACTTACTTCCAGGCCAACGAAGACACCAGCCGCATGGTGCTGTTGTTGAAGGATCTGTACGCCAAAGCCGGCGTCAAACTGGTGCCGTTCCCGCAGGAATGGCCGGTGATGCTGGAAAACCTGGATAAAAAAGACTTCGACGCCATCACCCTGGGCTGGACCAGCAGCATCGAAACCGACCTGTACCAAGCCTTCCATAGCTCGCAGGCGATCAGCAAGGGTGATAATTTCATCGGCTACCAAAATCCGGAACTGGACAAATTGATCGACACCGCCCGCCGTACCGTCGACGAAGGCAAACGTATGCCGCTGTGGCAGCAGGCCGAACGCATCCTCTACGAAGACCAGCCCTATACCTTCCTGATGCGTCGCAAAAGTCTGTTGTTCGTCGACAAGCGTATTCACAATCTGCAAATGACCAAACTGGGCTTGAACCTGGGTTCGCTGCCGCTGGAAAACTACGTGCCGCTGGCCCAGCAAAAATACACCCAATAA